A window of Asterias rubens chromosome 22, eAstRub1.3, whole genome shotgun sequence contains these coding sequences:
- the LOC117305478 gene encoding F-box only protein 47-like yields MIVGIRDYLMMICETTPTTLTETNVQICRRSTRLKIKDFQSRVSWSVESEPLGYFTLLPTELMYQILHTLTIQDIGILSLTSKSLRDVISVYINSRSGMKRIQPRKLVHLRKHSCKRTICDNHMSHYRNIGLLLKRTTCLYPTRERLRILENCVSQLQGVNRIFTCQALSCHGQLLSTFTRGWEERECMRAYLTVSESQSMTNKILMMLSGNPGSNSQVEIKTRRFFRHVLLDQCKVMEDLSMWLNFILKPFPMVHQARMLYLLYGPLCPNTDVIFWECMAEPSIGEGESRHRAIAPLSEIAMALKALFMHKEWSDDDVISVLEELTGCPDEWLIENIARLLILCGESITLKVLGSKAINGKMTDLGNTIVAFSVVLYDEGLRMSWLIKIVQQLCQMMRTSQDVKAFLASITATYKDFILALMYTPGEEVTTMQIQVHHIAMAQSDFMQGLMLQLFGSTPPSLQQPRISLQNYRKEN; encoded by the exons TGAGACAACTCCAACAACGTTAACAGAAACCAACGTGCAGATTTGCCGCAGAAGTACACGACTAAAAATCAAGGATTTTCAGAGCCGTGTTTCGTGGAGCGTTGAATCGGAACCTCTCGGTTACTTCACACTTCTTCCAACAGAGCTGATGTATCAAATACTGCACACCTTGACAA ttCAAGACATTGGAATCTTAAGCTTGACCTCTAAGAGTCTTCGAGATGTCATCTCAGTCTACATAAACAGCAGATCTGGCATGAAAAGGATTCAACCGCGCAAACTAGTCCACCTGAGGAAGCACTCATGCAAGCGGACAATTTGTGATAATCACATGAGCCACTATAGAAATATTG GCTTACTACTGAAGAGGACAACGTGTCTCTATCCAACAAGAGAACGACTGAGGATCCTTGAAAACTGCGTATCTCAG CTCCAAGGAGTGAATAGGATCTTCACCTGCCAGGCTCTGAGCTGCCACGGTCAGCTCCTGAGTACCTTCACACGAGGCTGGGAGGAGAGAGAATGTATGAGGGCTTACCTCACCGTTAGTGAAAGCCAGAGCATGACAAATAAAATCT tgATGATGCTTTCAGGTAACCCAGGCTCCAACTCCCAAGTGGAGATCAAGACCCGTCGTTTCTTCCGACACGTTCTCCTAGACCAGTGTAAGGTGATGGAAGACCTCTCCATGTGGCTTAATTTCATCCTAAAACCATTCCCTATGGTACACCAAGCTAGGATGCTGTATCTCCTTTATGGACCACTATGTCCAAATACAG ATGTGATTTTCTGGGAGTGTATGGCAGAGCCATCCATCGGTGAGGGCGAGTCTCGACATCGTGCCATTGCTCCCCTGAGCGAGATCGCCATGGCACTCAAAGCTCTCTTTATGCACAAAGAATGGAGcgatgatgatgtcatcagtgTCTTGGAAGAGTTGACTG GTTGCCCAGATGAATGGCTTATTGAGAACATTGCTAGGTTGTTGATTCTGTGTGGTGAATCCATCACCCTGAAAGTCCTGGGGAGTAAAGCCATCAACGGGAAGATGACCGACCTAGGAAACACCATTGTGGCCTTCTCTGTG GTTTTATATGATGAAGGTTTGAGGATGTCTTGGCTCATTAAGATAGTACAGCAGTTATGCCAGATGATGAGAACCTCTCAAGACGTCAAGGCCTTCTTGGCATCCATCACAGCGACGTATAAAGACTTCATCCTGGCACTCATGTACACACCTGGTGAGGAAg TAACAACAATGCAGATCCAGGTGCACCACATTGCTATGGCACAGTCTGATTTCATGCAAGGGTTGATGTTGCAGCTCTTTGGGTCAACTCCCCCATCACTACAGCAGCCGAGAATCTCCTTACAAAATTACCGTAAGGAAAATTGA